ATTCGCGTTCATCCACATTCACCGATTCCAATCTCTCTCTCTCTCAATTCAGCTTCCTTCGTCAACTCTCTCTCTCTATTTCTCACCGGAAAAAATGGCCGCCGTCCTCGGAGGAGTCCACGAATCCCAAGGCAGCCAGAACAGCCTCGAGACCGACGAGCTCGCTCGCTTCGCCGTCCAAGAGCACAACAAGAAGGAGGTCAAACTCAAAACACGCTTTCGATTTCATTCAGTTTTTGACGTAATTTTTGTTTTGTTTTCTGGATCCAAACGAGTCGAATTTGATGTGCAGAATGCTCTGCTTGAGTTTGTGAGGGTTGTGAAGACCAAGGAACAAGTGGTTTCGGGGACTGTGTACTATTTGACTATTGAGGCGACCGATGGGGGCCAGAAGAAGCTCTTTGAGGCCAAGGTCTGGGTTAAGCCGTGGCTCAACTTCAAGGAAGTCCAGGAATTCAAACCCGTTGCTGACGTCTAGTTTGCTTTTCAGGTATAACTTTATTATCTTTGTGTTGATTGAAGCATTTGATTTGGGAAAATGTGGATTTGAGGAATTTCAGTGTTAAATGGTGGTCTTAAGATTAGGGTGATAAGCTATTGATGAAGAATTTGATAATTTATGTAAAAGATAACATGGTTTTGGTTGATCATCAAATTTTTTAATCGACTTTGGTATCCTGAACTCCAATTGTTCTGTACTTATACATGTTTATGTTCAATTTGCGAGGGCAGGCAATAGATGGTCTTGCAAAGTTTAAGATGCTTCTAGAGGTCAGGGGAGCAAAGAAGTGTAAGTGCATACGAATAATGAAGGTACCTTCAATCTCAGTCAGATGGAGCCTCTCAACTTTCTGAATATATGGGTTTGTAGTATATCAATCTTCTATGAATTGGGTGTAAATATGCTATGTTGCTGTTAGTATTTCTTATCTCTGTTGATACAAACACTAGTTACTAAGGTGTTGTTGTGTACTTTCGTTTCCTAATCATATCAATGATCATTCCTATTTCTATGTCTTTCGGCCTATTTATTGATGTAAGAGTCAGTAAGACATCTTATCTAAGATGCATTCATGCAGAGATGGTAGGCTTGGTAGCCAGTGGCTGTGGTGTAGAGACAGTTGGGTATACACAAGTGCGAAATGACCCTAAACCAGTAAACCTTATCAGGAGTTATTCTACCATGTCCAGAATTGAGAACCTATCAAAATTTTCTTATCTTTACTCAGTTGACAATGCAAATCCATATTTATTTTTACTTTAAAGTAGAGATATCGTTAGGACCAAATCCTTTATCTTTGGTTGGCAAATGGTTCACTAAGGACGGGTAACCAGTGTATATGCTCAGTGCCCCAATAATGAGTCTTCCTGCCTATATAAATGGACAGAAAACTTAAAAAGAATATGAAGGATTGGAAAAAAATTCCATCTCAAACATACTTTCTGGCCATCTCCGTGTTCCAGAAGATAATTTTGCGGAACTTCTGTTACGTCAACATGTTTCCTGCCTCCTACCATTGAAGTAATAACATTCAAAACTATGAACACCTGACATTGACAGTGCATTACGAAAGTTCCTTAAAAATTCTTCTGGCGCAATGTAGCGCAGTGCTGGGAACTGCACAACGATGCTTGGAGCATATTTGCAAGACCAAAGTTAGAGATCTTTGGATTGAAGTTGTCTTCTAAGAGTATCTTTATCAACTTCCTCATTTTCTTGAACTTCTCATATTTGGGGAATATAGAGCTGTTTTTAGGTCAAACAGCTTCTCCGTCCAATTCCTAGGGCCGGCATTGTGGCCATAAAGGCTCAAGGCAAGAATATATTTGAGGCCCCCAAGCAAATGTTCGACAAAAAATATAAAATAGAAAAACTCAAAATATTACAAAAATATTGTGTAAGATCGTTATGGTCTATTATAAAAAAGCCTGGGCCTCTGTTATGGTCTTAAGATCGCAAACAACCTCAGTATTTCTAATTTGGATATAGAATCAGATTCTGCTATTCTTATAAACTTGATGCAAAGAACTGATATGTTTCTACATCCCCTTGGATTTTTAATTGCTGGCTGCCATCACTTTGTCTCCACCATGGAGAATTTTAAATTTTTTCATATTTTCAGAGAGTGTAACATGCTTGCTGATTCCTTGGCCAAGATGAGTATTGACCATGCGCCTGGTATTACCATTTTTGAAGAACCTCCTATTCATGCCACTGCTGCTTACTTAGATGAGCTGGGAATTCTAATGCTCCTTAGTTTCTTTTTGTTTCTTTTTCTTGGGCCTTTGTGCGCCTCTTGTAACCAAAAAAAAGAAGTAGAAATAAATCCTCACCGTGGGATTCTGTATAGATGACGTGGCAGTCCATCATGTGGTTCCATAGCATCATCCACAGTTCCACACTATAACTAGCCCCAATCCCCTTCCTAAAACCCTTTCTTGTTCTTCTTCATCATTCCGTCAAACAAACCAAAGACCTCGTAGACCACCAGCTCCGCCACTCTGCCTAGTCGTCATGCAAGGCGCTCTCTTATCCCCAACCACCTCTACTTCCACCTTCCTTCTCCGCCCGCCTCCTCCGCCGCGCCGCAGCACCAAGCCTCCTCCCTTCTTCTCCGTCCGCGCCTCCGCCCAATCCGCCGCCAATGCCGTCGCCGCCGACGAGACCAAGCTCAACAAGTACAGCTCCCGCATCACCGAGCCTAAATCCCAGGGCGGCTCTCAGGCCATTCTCCACGGCGTGGGGCTCTCCGACGCCGACATGACCAAGCCCCAAATCGGCATATCCTCCGTCTGGTACGAAGGCAACACTTGCAACATGCACCTCCTGGGGTTGTCGGAGGCCGTCAAGGAAGGCGTCCAGGGCGCCGGAATGGTAGGGTTCCGGTTCAACACCGTCGGCGTCAGCGATGCTATTTCCATGGGGACTAGGGGCATGTGCTACAGCTTGCAGTCTAGGGATTTGATTGCTGACAGCATTGAGACTGTTATGGGGGCGCAGTGGTACGACGGCAATATCTCCATTCCTGGCTGTGACAAGAATGTGAGCCCCCATTGTTAAGTTGCTTAGTTTCATTTCTTTGACTCAGTTTGATTTCAGTTAGGAATTATTAGTGTTTGGTGCTGTGTCATTTGTTTTTGCAGATGCCGGGGACTATTATGGCAATGGGCCGGATCAACCGACCGAGTATCATGATTTATGGTGGAACTATCAAGGTTGGACATCTCTATTTGATTAGTGAAAATGGGAGCTAGGAGTATACTTGCCTTTCCTTTCTGATTATCTGTTTTTTTCAGGTGTTTATTTTTATGATTAGTAATCATTCCTTTTCTCTTTCAATATGTTTGAAATGATTAGGTTGGCCTTAATAAAATGAGTGAAATTGATATTGTTTCCCCTTTTGTTACTTCATCAACAAACTTTCGAATTATTTCTTTTTCTTTTTACTACGTGCTTAGGATGATTGGGATTTGGTGACTGAAGTCAAAGTTGAACCGGGTTATTACATTGTCTATCTTTTAGAAATAATTTATTATGCTTTAATTATTTTCTTTCTGTTTTCTTGCAGCCTGGGCATTTCCAAGGCAATACTTACGATATCGTATCCGCCTTTCAGGTATGCTTTTTGTATTTGTGGTTAGATTTTGGTGTTGGGCTTGTTACTTGGTGTATAGGATTAGCATGTATACACATGTCCTCCTTACCTACTTCTACATCTAATATCTTCTGAGATGAATATTCATTGCATTCAAAAATAAATACTCTAATTTGAAGCATTAGAAATTGTTTACAAGGAATAGTTGAGATGTTTAGTACTTTAATTTATCTATCTTGTTGATGTTAGATTTATGGAGAGTATGTAAGCGGATCCATTAGTGATGAACATAGAAAGGAAGTTGTTCGTAACTCCTGTCCTGGCGCTGGGGCTTGTGGTGGAATGTATACGGCTAATACAATGGCTTGTGCAATCGAAGCTTTAGGAATGTCCATACCTTACAGGTAGAGATGTCTCCACTATTCTGAATACAAATGAGGGTACAAAAAGAAACTCTATTTGAAGTTTGTGACCGCTAGCTCTCATTGTTTTTTTTTTTTTTTCCTTTTCTCTTAAGCTCGTCGACACCTGCTGAAGATCCGTTAAAGTTGGACGAGTGTCGCTTGGCTGGGGAATATCTGCTGAGATTATTAAAAATGGATTTGAAACCGCGAGATATTATTACTCCAAAATCGCTACATAACGCTATGGTTACTGTCATGGCATTGGGTGGGTCTACCAATGCCGTGTTACACTTAATTGCTATTGCCAGGTGAGAAACCACCCTCCGATGCTAATAATTTTCAGAATGAAAATGATTTACTGACTAGATTCTTAACAGGTCTGTGGGCCTTGAGTTAACACTAGATGATTTTCAGAGAGTCAGCGATAAGATTCCATTTCTAGCAGATCTTAAGCCTAGTGGCAAGTATGTCATGGAGGATGTACACAAGGTCTAAATTCTAGTGATTTCTTTTACTAATTTTTTATTTATTGGTGCATGCTAGATGTGGTACAAATCATGTAAATGACATTTTTCTTGAAGAACTCTCATTATTTATTGTTTCTCATGATCATCAAGTATTGACTAATTCTGTTAATAGATTGGAGGAACACCAGCTGTTCTTCGCTACCTATTGGAGAATGATCTTTTACATGGGGATTGTATAACTGGTACGTACTGTTCACGTGATTTGGAAACCACTACTTAGATTAACATAATGATATTATTATTTTTCCTTTAGTAACTGGGAAGACACTTGCTGAGAATGCTAAAAGTTTCCTTCCCTTGTCTGCCGGGCAGGTTTGATTTCTAACCATAAAATAATTTCACCATCTGATATATTGCCATTGTTTACTCTTCATAAATCATGTGTTTGAAGCCAGCTTTTAATGTTTCTCGTGCTTTTTTTTCTCTCATCATTCAGGATATAATAAGACCCTTGGAAAATCCTATCAAGAAAACAGGTCACCTCCAAGTATTATATGGAAATCTGGCACCAAAGGGTTCTGTAGCAAAAATTACAGGGAAAGAAGGACTATATTTCTCTGGTATTGCTTTTATTTTGTGTTTTTTGGTTTCACATTGCTCTTCATTCTCCTGAACTTTTTTGTTCTTTTATTGAAAGTCCCTAAGCTGATGATTCATTTATTAAAATACTTCAGGTCCTGCGCTTGTCTTTGAAGGGGAGGAGGCTATGCTTGAAGCTATCACCGAGAATCCAATGAATTTCAAGGTCATTTCTTGTTTGATGACTTCAACTGTTTCTAGCAATGATCTCTTGACAAACTTTGAATTGGAAAACCCTGATCTAAGACTTGTTGCTTAACATTGGGAGGCATTTCTTTTTTTTATTCTATTTTTTGCGTCATGCAACTTCTCGTGACGACTTTAAACTGATAGGTGTTTTTGATTGATCTCACATGTGCCGTGCCTAATTTGTGTATCTATTACATTTCAGGGAAAAGTAATTGTTATTAGAGGAGAGGGGCCAAAGGGAGGACCAGGCATGCCTGAAATGTTAACACCTACCAGTGCAATAATGGGTGCAGGTCTTGGGAAGGTGCACTTATTTTATAGTAAACATTTAGTTTTTGATTAGTTTTAAGTTAACTTTAAAATGTATTTTCATCAAATGAAGTGTGTTCGGTTGCTTTATTTTATGTCCAAAGATGGTGATTTGACTTCATTACTTACTATTAGGTTCTCTTTCGGATTGTGATATTTATTTATTTTTTTTGTTGATATGGTTCTTTTGGTATTGCTTTTGAGTCGCAGGACACAGCATTGTTGACCGATGGTAGGTTTTCGGGAGGTTCACATGGATTTGTTGTGGGACACATATGTCCTGAAGCACAGGTTATTTTAACTTCTTTTCATATAGTTAGATTGTACTCGTCTTGGTATCATAAGTAAAGATAGTTTCTGCAACTGATGGGATGCGTTTCATATGGTTTTCAGGAAGGTGGCCCTATCGGATTGATTGAAAATGGGGACATCATCACTGTTGATGTCGAGAAGAGAAGATTGGATGTTCAGTTAACAGATCAAGAGATGGATACTCGGAGAAAGAACTGGGTTGCACCTCCATACAAGGCTAACCGTGGAGTTTTGTACAAGGTATGTTAAAAACTTCCTAGTGCAACCATCTTCTTGTTATAGCTGTCTTTGTGTTTAAATAACATCATCTTTGTATCTCCAGTATATCAAGAATGTACAAACAGCTTCAAGTGGATGCGTGACGGATGAGTAGTGGAGATTGCAGAAGCAGTTTGTATCAGAAATTGCAGGCAGCTGCACATCTCGCCGATGAGTAGTGGAGATTGGAGGAAACGACTTGATATAGAGATGGCATAAATATGCATTAGTGCGGCTCTTTAGGATGTCTATTTGGTTCATAGTTCTTTCGGGGCTCGGCTTTTTTCACTTTACTTTTCTTGTATCTTCATCCATTTGATTCACTGACTTATAAAACAAAGTTGTTTCGTTAATAAAATTTTCAATGGTGCTTAAACATTTGTTTCAAGTGCATCATGGTAAGAATTTTATGTATTTCAAAAAAAGAATTTGATGAATGCTGCTTTTGGTGCAGAGACTGGAGCACATTGAAATCTGTTTTTGCTGCTTCTGTTAGCAAATTTAACCATGTATTGGCCATGAATAATGCAGCTTGGCCATGAAAAAAGTTCTTGGCCATGAATGATGCCAAGCTTTGAGGATTCCCCAATGTGTTGCCAACAATTCTGGCTTGATGATGATCAAGATGTGACAAAGAGGTCTTTAGCAGATGTCCACTAATTAAATAATGCAGCTTCAGCAAGTATCTTCTCTTGCTACACCTCGCTGTGAAGGTTCTCATCAAAATCTTGATGTCTTCACCCAAAGCTTGCTTGAAGCTTTCCTTGAAGTTGTTTAACACATCTGTATGAATCACATCGAAAATATGTACTATTATACATGCTTCACAGCTTTTTAATGAGTTCGTTTAGTGAACTAAACTTAAGGGTCATCACTGAAATTTGATTTTACTTTACAAAATCCGCAGCAAGGATAAATCAGATTAAGAGGCGAGTCAAATCATCAAGTACTCTCATCTTTGTTAGCTATGGTCAAGGTCAGTACTCTACACGTTCCAGCACCATGCATTGTTCTTCTAGTTCTTGGTATATGCAATGTAGCTTGCCACGGTAAGGATGATTGTGAGCCTTCATCATGTGGCGACATCTGAAATATAAATTACCCTTTTCGACTAGACCATGATCCAAAAACTTGTGGTTCCTATAGGTATAATCTGTTTTGTGAGAACAATCTCACTGTTTTACATACCATGTTCTTGCCATCAATTATGGAAACTACACAATCCAAGTGGTAGATGCCAATGTTCTTAAGGGCAACTGCTCTTTCATCCTTCGTTATTCGTTGACTGCGGATAACTTCACTGTTGGGGATCCGTATAGCATGTTTCTCGTGAAGGGTATAGGGAGTACATTAAACTGTCAAGGCCTATAATGTTCATGACCTGTGCAGCTCGGCCGGGGAATTCTTATCTCTACGTGGATAGTGTTCCTTGCATTAACGCAATGAGTGGCCATTCTTTTATTCACACTGGAAGCTTAATTGCCTCAGATTTGGGGGATTCATGCCACATTCACATGATGGTCTTGACATCATCCTTAATTGGTACAGAGGACATGAACAGTTCCTTGACTTCCTTCATAGACATCCACTATGAGCTGCTCTATGGTTTTGAACTTTCATGGTTGCCGGCTACGTTATATTTTCACTTGGGGGTTGCTATGTCGATATCGAAACCAACAGTTAAAATGTGGTAAGGATATGAAAGAACATCCTATCTGCTATCATCTCAAGCTTGACTACTTATATATCCACACTTCTTTTATTTTCCATTTACTTCTTCATAGAGTTGATAGCGGCTTGATATTATGTATTTCTGCAGGCAAGATCTTTGATATTGTGGAGTATGTAACAGGTGAGAACTATCTCAATGCATTTGTTTTAAAATCATGTTCAATTACCAACTCTTGGAACAACTATTCTCTCCTTTTTTTCTTTGCAGTACTACTGCAACTTCCATTCATTCTATATCCATGTGCGCTCTCCCATTTCTTTCTGTACAAGCAACCTTGATCATACATCTTGATTTCAGAACATAACTATTTCCAACAGTTACAAAGTCATACAGTTTTGAATAATTGTTTTTAGCAGTAGTTCTAGCACCTTACAAAATCACTTATGAATTTTTTTGTTTCTTTTCAGTGATTGCATGGACTGTGACGAAATCTGTACTTGGAATTCCGTGTGTGATTGTGCTTTTAATCTTGAAGTTCAAAAGATGCCACTTATCAATGTATGGCCTTATTGAAGAATTTTTACGAGGTAACAACAATCTTATACCGATAAGGTACTCCTACTCCGATATCAAGAAAATGGCAAAAGGATTTAAGAAGAAATTGGGGGGAGGAGATTACGGCTCTGTGTATAAAGGCAAGCTTCGGAGCGGTCGCCTTGTTGCTGTTGAGATGTTGGAAAAGTCCAAAGCTAATGGGCAATTTCATGAATGAAGTTGCTACAATAGGAAGGATTCATCATGTAAATGTGGTGCAACTGATTGGATACTGTGCTGAGGGATCAAAGCGTGCTCTTGTATATGAGTTTATGTCAAATGGCTTTCTAGATAAACACATTTCCTAAAGAAGGAATCAGCTATTTAAGTTGCAGAGAAGCATTTCAAATTGCACTTGGAGTAGCTCATGGCATTAACTACTTACATCAAGGATTTGACATGAGAATTATGCATTTTGATATCAAGCCACACAACAATCTTCTTCATGATAACTTTGTTCCAAAGATTTCTGACTTTGGGCTAGCAACATTATGTCCATCAGATGATAGTAGTCTAAAAATGACTGCTGCAAGAGGAACCCTTGGATTTTGACCCAAAAAAAAAAAGAGGAACCCTTGGATACATGGCTCCAGAATTGTATTACAAAAATATAGGGGGGTATCTCGAACAAAGCTGACATCTACAGTTTTGGAATGTTGCTGATGGATGGAAATTGCAGGAAGAAGGAAAAACTTGAATGCAGGCGCAACCCATTCGAGCCAAATTTACTTTCCTTCTTGGGTCAATGACCAATTCAATGAAGGAAATGAGATGGACATAGGAGATGTCACTGAGGAGGAAAAGTTGATAATAAAAAAGACGATCATCGTGGCATTATTGTGCATCCAAATGAAGCCTAGTGATCCTCCTAATTCAATGAACAAAGCGGTAGAGATGCTTGAAGGAGATATTGAACGTCTTCAAATGCCTCCAAAGCCTGGCCTATATCCAGAACACAAGCCAATAGTGGGTGATGAAGACGACTCAGAAACCTGTTTCCTGTTGGATTTTTGGTGTTCCATTACAAATTGTCTATTCTGTGATTATCTCTTTAACTATACGTCATATGTTTTCTGCTTTACTCATTTGCCACTTTGATCACTAAACTTCAACTCTGTCATTCACGGTGCATGGATGTGCTGATGTGCAATACGATCGTTTCTGGTATACATGGCAGCAGCAGATGGGTAGGAAGAAATGTTATGACCAATTGCCCTACAAGATATGCAAATAGTGGTGTTCCGGCGCTAGTTGCAGTTGGAACTCTCATCGAAGTTCAGCTCAGTAGACAAAGTCATCACTTGCATGGCGCAAATGCACACAACTTAAATCGGCAACGAAACAGCACACAATGTTATGAACACAGAGAATTCACTCAATTGAGCATCACTGCACCATCCAATTTCACTAAAAATACCAGTAAACCTCGTACTATATGAAACGTGTTCTAGAACCTTTTAGCAGGTAAAACACCAAGAGACAGAAATCCACCAGAGGTTAGATTAATCAAAGGCCTACCGTAAACTAATACTTCCAGAAGATAACTGTGAGCTGTATTACATATTGTACCACATTCTAAAACAAACATTAAATTCTTTTTTAAAAAAAAAGGGCAATCCACCACTATCTAAGGGTGCCATATTCCTCATACACTGCTCAAAGAGTTAAAGTGCAGAGGCTAACCTCTCTGCCACTGTCAGCAAAAGCTACCTCTGGAAATGGATGTTAGCAAATGCTATAGGAAAAGAACTTCCAAGTCCTCATCAACACTAGTGCATAGGCCATTTCATCTCCAATGAATAAGTCACCATCCAAAGCTTTTGTATACTTTTATTTGAACTTTCCTCCATGTGCCTCCCATTGATAATTTGATCTTAGTAGCTTATTTTGGGGTAATGAGAACCCATCAAGGGAAGGTTAGCCCTCTTCATCATAGTCTTCCTCATCCTCGTCCAGCCTTTTGCTCAGCTGTGCAAGTTGAAGAGGGTCAATGGCCATTTTGTCGACGTCTGAAAGAGACCATCCTGGATATTCTTCATGT
Above is a window of Fragaria vesca subsp. vesca linkage group LG7, FraVesHawaii_1.0, whole genome shotgun sequence DNA encoding:
- the LOC101305318 gene encoding cysteine proteinase inhibitor 6-like: MNSIQRPKQAEHSPTQFNSLSKLQNPNSSISKSIKISHNPATSSFAFIHIHRFQSLSLSIQLPSSTLSLYFSPEKMAAVLGGVHESQGSQNSLETDELARFAVQEHNKKENALLEFVRVVKTKEQVVSGTVYYLTIEATDGGQKKLFEAKVWVKPWLNFKEVQEFKPVADV
- the LOC101305611 gene encoding dihydroxy-acid dehydratase-like — protein: MQGALLSPTTSTSTFLLRPPPPPRRSTKPPPFFSVRASAQSAANAVAADETKLNKYSSRITEPKSQGGSQAILHGVGLSDADMTKPQIGISSVWYEGNTCNMHLLGLSEAVKEGVQGAGMVGFRFNTVGVSDAISMGTRGMCYSLQSRDLIADSIETVMGAQWYDGNISIPGCDKNMPGTIMAMGRINRPSIMIYGGTIKPGHFQGNTYDIVSAFQIYGEYVSGSISDEHRKEVVRNSCPGAGACGGMYTANTMACAIEALGMSIPYSSSTPAEDPLKLDECRLAGEYLLRLLKMDLKPRDIITPKSLHNAMVTVMALGGSTNAVLHLIAIARSVGLELTLDDFQRVSDKIPFLADLKPSGKYVMEDVHKIGGTPAVLRYLLENDLLHGDCITVTGKTLAENAKSFLPLSAGQDIIRPLENPIKKTGHLQVLYGNLAPKGSVAKITGKEGLYFSGPALVFEGEEAMLEAITENPMNFKGKVIVIRGEGPKGGPGMPEMLTPTSAIMGAGLGKDTALLTDGRFSGGSHGFVVGHICPEAQEGGPIGLIENGDIITVDVEKRRLDVQLTDQEMDTRRKNWVAPPYKANRGVLYKYIKNVQTASSGCVTDE